A single window of Mycolicibacterium aurum DNA harbors:
- a CDS encoding enoyl-CoA hydratase, with translation MTTADSSDVLLVDTRDRIRTLTLNRPASRNALSSALRSRLFEALREAQGDDDVDVVILTGADPVFCAGLDLKELGDTTELPDISPKWPPMSKPVIGAINGAAVTGGLEIALYCDILIASEQARFADTHARVGLMPTWGLSVRLPQKVGVGMARRMSMTGDYLSAEEALRCGLVTQVVPHGELLDTARGIAASIVGNNQKAVRSLLASYHLIDDQQNSGPLWQEAAAAREWMKSASGDDIAESRSAVIERGRSQVR, from the coding sequence ATGACCACCGCTGACTCCTCGGACGTCCTGCTCGTCGACACCCGCGACCGCATCCGCACGCTCACCCTGAATCGGCCCGCTTCCCGCAACGCGCTCTCGTCGGCGCTACGCAGTCGCCTGTTCGAGGCGCTGCGCGAGGCCCAGGGCGACGACGACGTCGACGTCGTCATCCTCACCGGGGCCGACCCGGTGTTCTGTGCCGGCTTGGACCTCAAGGAGCTCGGAGACACCACCGAACTGCCCGACATCTCGCCGAAGTGGCCGCCGATGAGCAAGCCCGTGATCGGGGCGATCAACGGCGCCGCGGTGACCGGTGGGCTGGAGATCGCGCTGTACTGCGACATCCTGATCGCCTCCGAGCAGGCGCGTTTCGCCGACACCCACGCCCGCGTCGGCCTGATGCCCACCTGGGGGCTGTCGGTGCGCCTTCCTCAGAAGGTCGGCGTCGGCATGGCCCGCCGAATGAGCATGACCGGCGACTACCTGTCTGCCGAGGAGGCCTTGCGCTGCGGGCTCGTCACGCAGGTGGTCCCGCACGGCGAGCTGCTCGACACCGCCCGGGGCATCGCCGCGTCGATCGTGGGCAACAACCAGAAGGCCGTGCGCTCACTGCTGGCGTCCTACCACCTCATCGACGACCAGCAGAACAGCGGGCCGTTGTGGCAGGAGGCAGCGGCCGCGCGCGAGTGGATGAAGAGCGCCAGCGGCGATGACATCGCCGAGAGTCGGAGCGCTGTCATCGAGCGGGGCCGCTCCCAGGTGCGCTGA
- a CDS encoding DUF2277 domain-containing protein, with protein sequence MCRNITELRGLEPAATDDEIEAAARQYVRKVSGVTRPSGANVDAFERAVAEVTATTQRLLAGLQPRRQPPKTVPPLRRPEVRARLGLG encoded by the coding sequence ATGTGCCGAAACATCACCGAACTGCGTGGCCTGGAGCCGGCGGCCACCGATGACGAGATCGAGGCCGCCGCGCGTCAGTACGTCCGCAAGGTCAGCGGAGTCACCCGACCGTCGGGCGCCAACGTCGACGCCTTCGAGCGAGCGGTCGCCGAGGTCACGGCCACCACGCAGCGCCTTCTGGCCGGACTTCAGCCGCGCAGGCAACCACCGAAAACCGTTCCACCGCTACGCCGCCCCGAGGTCCGGGCGCGCCTCGGGCTCGGATGA
- a CDS encoding DUF1802 family protein, producing MTSTLTSPALKEWSAAVHALLDGRQTVLLRKGGIGEKRFEVASSRFLLFPTVAHSHAERVRPEHRELLTPAAADSTDDELVLRAGARVTDAIQVERPDNLDALAPLHIWTAESVRADRLEFRPKHRLTVLVVSAAPLREPIRLERTPDYRGCTSWVQLPVHPQWGEPVHDDAALGEIAAQVRASVG from the coding sequence ATGACGTCCACGCTGACCAGCCCCGCGCTCAAGGAATGGAGCGCGGCGGTACACGCCCTGCTCGACGGCAGGCAGACGGTGCTGCTGCGCAAGGGCGGGATCGGCGAGAAGCGGTTCGAGGTCGCATCCTCCCGGTTCCTGCTGTTCCCGACCGTGGCCCACAGCCACGCGGAGCGGGTACGTCCCGAGCATCGCGAGCTGCTGACCCCGGCGGCGGCGGACAGCACCGACGACGAACTCGTTCTGCGCGCGGGAGCCCGGGTCACCGACGCGATCCAGGTGGAACGGCCCGACAACCTGGACGCCCTCGCCCCTCTGCATATCTGGACCGCGGAATCGGTCCGCGCCGACCGGCTCGAATTCCGGCCCAAACACCGGCTCACCGTGCTGGTGGTCTCGGCCGCACCGCTGCGCGAACCCATCCGGCTCGAACGCACTCCCGACTACCGGGGATGCACCAGCTGGGTTCAGCTGCCCGTGCACCCACAGTGGGGTGAGCCCGTGCACGACGATGCGGCTCTGGGGGAGATCGCGGCGCAGGTTCGCGCGTCAGTCGGCTGA
- a CDS encoding CocE/NonD family hydrolase, giving the protein MTFQQSVLRKVSSALGVPPSTTDFSVDRRVSVPMRDGVELRANHYAPDTATPAGTLLVRAPYGRGFPFSALFGAVYAARGYHVVFQSVRGTFGSGGEFDPFVNEAADGADTVAWLREQPWYTGSFGTIGLSYLGFTQWALLSDPPPDMKAAVITVGLHDVSGPRWGAGSFGLNDFLGWSDLVSRQEDPRRLRVMLHQLRAQRFVDEAALKLPLGEASRALLGEGAPWFESWLEHPEADDPFWTRLHLRDALDRAEVPVLLLSGWQDLFVEQTLEQYRALNSRGVPTGLTVGPWTHSQMMTKAAPTVLRESLDWLGTHLGGAPSQRSSPVRIHLSGPSQDPRWLDLPDWPPAMPDAVLYLGPDRRLSDTAPAPGDSATFVYNPGDPTPTVGGRLLSPVGGYRDDTSLARRADVLTFTSPSLPTDLYVVGAPVLELEHSCTTPHNDLFVRISQVDEDGSSRNVSDGYLASAPDAGAVRIELDPVAWTFAAGSRIRVLIAGGSHPRFLRNLGTGEPVVSATTFTTARHTVHFGEATKLVLPADSSPPSAD; this is encoded by the coding sequence GTGACATTTCAGCAGTCCGTTCTTCGTAAGGTCAGCAGCGCGCTCGGCGTGCCGCCGTCAACCACCGATTTCTCCGTCGACCGACGCGTGAGCGTGCCCATGCGCGACGGCGTCGAACTGCGGGCCAACCATTACGCGCCCGATACCGCGACCCCGGCAGGCACACTGCTGGTGCGCGCGCCCTACGGACGTGGCTTCCCGTTCTCCGCCCTGTTCGGCGCGGTGTACGCCGCCCGCGGATACCACGTGGTGTTCCAGAGCGTGCGTGGGACATTCGGCTCGGGCGGCGAGTTCGACCCCTTCGTCAACGAGGCTGCCGACGGCGCCGACACGGTCGCGTGGCTTCGCGAGCAACCCTGGTACACGGGCTCCTTCGGCACCATCGGGCTGTCCTACCTGGGATTCACCCAGTGGGCGCTGCTCAGTGACCCACCGCCGGACATGAAGGCCGCCGTCATCACCGTCGGCCTGCACGACGTCAGTGGCCCGCGTTGGGGCGCCGGGTCTTTCGGCCTCAATGACTTCCTCGGCTGGAGCGATCTGGTGTCCCGCCAGGAGGATCCACGCCGGCTACGCGTCATGCTCCATCAGCTGCGGGCCCAACGCTTCGTGGACGAGGCAGCGCTGAAGCTGCCCCTCGGTGAGGCGAGTCGCGCCCTGCTCGGCGAGGGTGCGCCCTGGTTCGAGTCGTGGCTCGAGCACCCCGAGGCCGACGATCCGTTCTGGACCCGGCTGCATCTGCGCGACGCACTCGACCGCGCCGAGGTCCCGGTGCTGCTGTTGTCCGGCTGGCAGGACCTGTTCGTCGAACAGACGCTGGAGCAGTACCGCGCACTGAACAGCCGCGGGGTGCCCACCGGGCTCACGGTGGGTCCGTGGACGCACAGCCAGATGATGACCAAGGCCGCCCCCACGGTGCTCCGCGAAAGCCTCGACTGGCTGGGCACGCACCTCGGGGGCGCGCCGTCGCAGCGATCCTCCCCGGTGCGCATCCACCTCAGCGGTCCGTCCCAGGACCCACGCTGGCTGGACCTTCCCGACTGGCCGCCCGCGATGCCCGACGCGGTTCTCTACCTCGGACCGGACCGCCGGCTGTCCGACACCGCGCCGGCTCCCGGCGACTCGGCAACCTTCGTGTACAACCCGGGCGACCCGACGCCGACGGTCGGCGGCAGGCTGCTGTCCCCCGTCGGCGGCTACCGCGACGACACTTCGCTGGCCCGGCGCGCCGACGTGCTGACCTTCACGAGCCCCTCGCTGCCCACCGACCTCTATGTCGTCGGCGCCCCGGTGCTCGAATTGGAGCACTCGTGCACGACGCCGCACAACGATCTGTTCGTCCGCATCAGTCAGGTCGACGAGGACGGGAGTTCCCGCAACGTCAGCGACGGCTATCTGGCGTCGGCACCCGATGCCGGGGCGGTGCGCATCGAGCTGGACCCCGTTGCGTGGACGTTCGCGGCCGGCTCCCGGATCCGGGTGCTCATCGCGGGCGGCTCGCATCCCCGCTTCCTGCGCAACCTCGGCACCGGCGAACCCGTCGTCAGTGCAACCACATTCACCACGGCGCGGCACACCGTGCACTTCGGTGAAGCCACCAAGCTGGTGCTGCCGGCAGACAGCAGTCCGCCGTCAGCCGACTGA
- a CDS encoding DUF3558 domain-containing protein, with translation MVAKLRLFSALSALVAAVVVVWQANPAVPGLSGGVDLRSTFAPLPAATTTIKSPVIELTDPDPFDPCRDIPLDVIQRIGLAYTPPTPEDSLRCKYDAGNYQMAIEAFVWRTFEQTLPPDAVELDINGHRAAQYWIMKPTDWNNRWWITCMVAFKTSYGVIQQSLFYSPIYSEPDPDCIQTNLQRAHELSPFYIY, from the coding sequence ATGGTCGCCAAGCTGCGACTGTTCTCGGCGCTGAGTGCGCTGGTCGCGGCGGTGGTCGTGGTCTGGCAGGCCAACCCTGCTGTTCCGGGGCTGTCCGGAGGGGTCGATCTCCGGTCGACGTTCGCGCCGTTGCCCGCTGCCACCACCACCATCAAGTCCCCCGTGATCGAACTCACCGACCCGGATCCATTCGACCCGTGCCGCGACATCCCGCTCGATGTCATCCAGCGCATCGGGCTGGCATACACACCCCCCACGCCGGAAGACAGCCTGCGCTGCAAGTACGACGCCGGCAATTATCAGATGGCCATCGAGGCCTTCGTGTGGCGCACCTTCGAACAGACGCTGCCGCCCGACGCCGTCGAACTGGACATCAACGGCCATCGCGCCGCCCAGTACTGGATCATGAAGCCGACCGACTGGAACAACCGGTGGTGGATCACCTGCATGGTGGCGTTCAAGACCAGCTACGGGGTCATCCAGCAATCGCTGTTCTACTCGCCGATCTACTCCGAACCCGACCCGGACTGCATTCAGACCAATCTGCAGCGTGCCCACGAGCTGAGCCCGTTCTATATCTACTGA
- a CDS encoding metallophosphoesterase family protein codes for MTDERRPILWAVSDLHTGHTGNKPVTESLHPASPDDWLIVAGDVAERTDEIRWALDLLRKRFAKVIWIPGNHELWTTQRDPMQIFGKSRYDYLVTMCDEMGIVTPEHPYPVWTEEGGPATIVPMFLLYDYSFLPQGAGTKAEGLAIAREKNIVGTDEYLLSAEPYSTRDAWCRDRVNYTRKRLEDLDWMTPTVQVNHFPMVREPCDAMFYPEFSLWCGTTATADWHTRYNAICSVYGHLHIPRTTWYDGVRFEEVSVGYPREWRRRRPYRWLRQILPDPKYAPGYLNEFGGHFEITQEMRDNAQKMQQRIKDRA; via the coding sequence GTGACTGACGAACGGCGCCCCATTCTGTGGGCGGTCAGTGACCTCCACACCGGCCACACCGGCAACAAGCCGGTGACCGAATCGCTGCATCCGGCTTCGCCCGATGACTGGCTGATCGTTGCCGGCGATGTCGCTGAGCGCACCGACGAGATCCGGTGGGCACTGGACCTGCTGCGCAAGCGGTTTGCCAAGGTCATCTGGATCCCGGGCAACCACGAGCTGTGGACCACTCAGCGCGACCCGATGCAGATCTTCGGCAAGTCCCGCTACGACTACCTCGTCACCATGTGTGACGAGATGGGCATCGTCACCCCTGAGCATCCGTATCCGGTGTGGACCGAGGAGGGCGGGCCGGCGACGATCGTGCCGATGTTCCTGCTCTACGACTACTCGTTCCTGCCCCAGGGGGCGGGCACCAAGGCCGAGGGGCTGGCGATCGCACGCGAGAAGAACATCGTCGGCACAGACGAGTATCTGCTGTCGGCCGAGCCGTATTCGACACGTGATGCGTGGTGCCGGGATCGCGTGAACTACACGCGCAAGCGTCTCGAAGATCTGGACTGGATGACACCGACTGTTCAGGTGAATCATTTCCCGATGGTGCGCGAACCGTGCGACGCGATGTTCTACCCGGAGTTCTCACTGTGGTGCGGCACCACCGCGACCGCGGACTGGCACACCCGGTACAACGCCATCTGCTCGGTGTACGGACACCTGCACATCCCGCGCACCACGTGGTACGACGGCGTGCGCTTCGAAGAGGTGTCGGTGGGCTATCCGCGAGAGTGGCGCCGCCGCAGACCGTATCGCTGGCTTCGGCAGATCCTGCCGGACCCCAAGTACGCGCCCGGCTACCTCAACGAATTCGGCGGGCATTTCGAGATCACCCAGGAAATGCGCGACAACGCCCAGAAGATGCAGCAGCGGATCAAGGATCGGGCATGA
- the pptT gene encoding 4'-phosphopantetheinyl transferase PptT — MIAATLLAGVLPGEIDALAAAELYSDPKELAPLPEEEPLIAKSVAKRRNEFITVRYCARQALVDLGLEPVPILKGDKGEPCWPDGVVGSLTHCEGFRGAAVGRRSEFRSLGIDAEPHDVLPHGVLDAISLPIERHQLQAMPQGVHWDRVLFCAKEATYKAWYPLTHRWLGFEDAHISFDVDGSGQAGTFTSRILIDPAAETGPPLTSLTGRWSVQNGIALTAIVL; from the coding sequence ATGATCGCAGCCACCCTTCTCGCGGGTGTGCTGCCAGGCGAGATCGACGCGTTGGCCGCTGCCGAATTGTATTCCGATCCCAAGGAACTCGCGCCGCTGCCCGAAGAGGAACCGCTGATCGCCAAGTCGGTGGCCAAACGCCGCAACGAGTTCATCACCGTGCGCTATTGCGCGCGGCAGGCGCTGGTCGACCTCGGCCTGGAGCCGGTGCCGATTCTCAAGGGCGACAAGGGTGAACCGTGTTGGCCCGACGGTGTGGTCGGAAGCCTGACCCACTGCGAGGGATTTCGTGGCGCCGCCGTCGGGCGCCGCAGCGAGTTCCGCTCGCTGGGCATCGACGCCGAACCGCACGACGTACTGCCCCACGGTGTACTCGACGCGATCAGCCTGCCGATCGAGCGGCATCAACTGCAGGCGATGCCGCAGGGGGTGCACTGGGATCGAGTGTTGTTCTGCGCCAAGGAGGCGACCTACAAGGCGTGGTATCCGCTGACCCACCGGTGGCTGGGCTTCGAAGACGCTCACATCAGCTTCGACGTCGACGGATCGGGACAGGCCGGAACCTTCACCTCGCGGATCCTCATCGATCCGGCCGCCGAGACGGGGCCGCCGCTGACCTCCCTGACCGGACGATGGTCGGTGCAGAACGGGATCGCGCTGACAGCGATCGTGTTGTGA
- the truB gene encoding tRNA pseudouridine(55) synthase TruB, with product MVGAERDRADSDRVVTPAGLVVVDKPGGMTSHDVVGRCRRLFGTRKVGHAGTLDPMATGVLVIGIERATKILGLLTATDKSYSATIRLGQSTSTEDAEGELLQEVSASDLTAAQIEAAIAPLRGQIEQIPSAVSAIKVNGKRAYQLAREGQTVELKARVVRIDRFDVLAVRHEPDVGAGVVDVDVTVDCTSGTYIRALARDVGDALGVGGHLTSLRRTRVGGFGLGQARTLEQLTERAELSYSLDQACLQAFPRRDLDEAQVIDVGHGRALTSAGIDGVYAATAPDGRVMALLEDAGTRTRSVVVIRPATL from the coding sequence ATGGTCGGTGCAGAACGGGATCGCGCTGACAGCGATCGTGTTGTGACGCCCGCCGGGCTCGTCGTGGTCGACAAACCCGGCGGGATGACCAGCCATGACGTGGTCGGCCGTTGCCGGCGGCTGTTCGGTACCCGCAAGGTGGGCCACGCCGGCACGCTGGACCCGATGGCGACCGGGGTGCTCGTGATCGGTATCGAGCGGGCCACCAAGATCCTCGGCCTGCTCACCGCGACGGACAAATCGTATTCGGCCACCATCCGGCTGGGGCAGTCGACGTCAACTGAAGATGCTGAAGGCGAACTGCTGCAGGAGGTTTCGGCATCGGATCTGACGGCCGCCCAGATCGAGGCCGCGATCGCGCCGCTGCGCGGTCAGATCGAGCAGATCCCGTCGGCGGTCAGCGCGATCAAGGTCAACGGCAAGCGGGCCTACCAGCTGGCCAGGGAAGGCCAGACGGTCGAGCTGAAGGCCCGTGTGGTGCGCATCGACCGCTTCGACGTCCTGGCCGTCCGCCACGAGCCCGATGTCGGCGCAGGTGTGGTGGATGTGGACGTCACGGTCGACTGCACCAGCGGCACCTACATCCGCGCACTGGCTCGTGACGTGGGAGATGCCCTCGGAGTCGGCGGGCATCTCACGTCCCTGCGGCGGACCCGGGTGGGTGGATTCGGGCTCGGCCAGGCGCGCACCCTTGAGCAGCTCACCGAGCGTGCCGAGCTCAGCTATTCGCTGGACCAGGCCTGCCTGCAGGCGTTTCCGCGGCGCGACCTCGACGAGGCGCAGGTGATCGACGTCGGCCACGGTCGCGCGCTGACATCGGCGGGCATCGACGGCGTTTACGCGGCGACGGCGCCGGACGGTCGGGTGATGGCGCTGCTCGAGGACGCGGGCACGCGGACCAGATCCGTGGTCGTCATCCGTCCCGCGACGCTGTAG
- a CDS encoding acetolactate synthase large subunit, giving the protein MVSDTERTTADLIVECLENEGVTHVFGIPGEENIRLVDALSRSSIEYVLARHEQGASFMAEVYGRLTGKAGVCSATLGPGAINLLLGVADATTNSTPVLALSAQVGMQRSYKESHQSVDLVSMFAPVTKWSALVATPGAVPEMVRKAFKLAQTERPGAVYLAVPEDVEEAAAAADAAPLRVNVPRSDDPSAAQIERAAEILRSARNPILLAGHGAARSDSSAAVRRFAEALGMPVATTFHGKGVMPDDHRLALGAVGFMRHDYVNFGFDHADVIVAVGYELQEFDPVRINPRGDTKIIHVHRFPAEVDAHYDVAVGLHADIGRCLDALAAEVGPAQPNSSGQERIRALLADELDRGRADDSFPLTPARIVADTRSALARDDIALVDTGALKMWMARLFPTYEPNTCLISNGLSTMGWTVPGAIAAKIARPSAKVLVATGDGSFLMNSQEIETALRVGTPMVILVWVDDAYGLISWKMDLEIGHNVDTAFGNPDFVAYAESFGAKGYRIASAGELLPVLQEALAAETVSVVACPVDYSANSALISALGELDESWS; this is encoded by the coding sequence ATGGTGTCCGATACCGAGCGCACGACTGCAGACCTGATCGTCGAATGCCTCGAGAACGAGGGGGTCACGCATGTGTTCGGCATCCCCGGTGAAGAGAACATCCGGCTGGTGGACGCGCTGTCGAGGTCGTCGATCGAATACGTCCTGGCCCGTCACGAGCAGGGCGCGTCGTTCATGGCCGAGGTGTACGGCCGGTTGACCGGCAAGGCCGGCGTGTGTTCGGCCACCCTGGGTCCGGGTGCGATCAACCTGCTACTCGGCGTCGCTGACGCCACCACGAATTCGACTCCGGTGCTGGCGCTTTCCGCGCAGGTGGGGATGCAGCGCAGCTACAAGGAATCACATCAGAGCGTCGACCTGGTGTCGATGTTCGCCCCCGTCACCAAGTGGTCGGCGCTGGTCGCGACGCCGGGGGCCGTCCCGGAGATGGTGCGCAAGGCTTTCAAGCTCGCGCAGACCGAACGTCCCGGGGCGGTGTACCTCGCCGTCCCCGAGGACGTCGAGGAGGCCGCCGCTGCCGCGGATGCGGCGCCGCTGCGCGTCAACGTGCCTCGTTCCGATGACCCGTCGGCGGCCCAGATCGAGCGGGCGGCGGAGATCCTGCGCTCCGCGCGCAATCCCATCCTGCTCGCCGGACACGGCGCGGCGCGCAGCGACTCCTCGGCAGCGGTGCGTCGATTCGCCGAGGCGCTCGGAATGCCGGTCGCCACAACGTTTCACGGCAAGGGTGTGATGCCCGACGATCATCGGTTGGCGCTCGGCGCCGTCGGCTTCATGCGCCACGACTACGTCAACTTCGGATTCGACCACGCCGACGTCATCGTCGCAGTCGGTTACGAACTGCAGGAGTTCGATCCCGTCCGCATCAACCCGCGGGGCGACACCAAGATCATCCACGTGCACCGGTTCCCGGCCGAGGTCGACGCCCACTACGACGTCGCCGTGGGTCTGCACGCCGACATCGGCCGGTGTCTCGACGCGCTCGCTGCCGAGGTGGGTCCGGCGCAGCCCAACTCGTCGGGGCAAGAACGGATCCGGGCGTTGCTCGCCGACGAACTCGACCGCGGCCGCGCCGATGACAGCTTCCCTCTCACACCGGCGCGCATCGTTGCCGATACGCGATCGGCTCTGGCCCGCGACGACATCGCGCTGGTCGACACCGGCGCATTGAAAATGTGGATGGCCCGGCTGTTTCCGACGTACGAGCCGAACACCTGCCTGATCTCCAACGGCCTCTCGACCATGGGCTGGACGGTTCCGGGTGCGATAGCCGCGAAGATCGCACGACCGTCCGCCAAGGTCCTCGTCGCCACCGGGGACGGCTCGTTCCTGATGAATTCGCAGGAGATCGAAACCGCTCTACGAGTGGGCACCCCGATGGTGATCCTCGTGTGGGTCGATGATGCCTACGGTCTCATCAGCTGGAAGATGGACCTGGAGATCGGACACAACGTCGACACCGCTTTCGGCAACCCCGACTTCGTGGCGTATGCCGAGAGCTTCGGCGCCAAGGGATATCGCATCGCGTCGGCCGGCGAGCTGCTGCCGGTTCTGCAGGAGGCGCTGGCGGCAGAGACCGTCAGCGTCGTCGCGTGCCCGGTCGACTACAGCGCCAACAGCGCGCTGATCTCCGCGCTGGGCGAGCTGGACGAATCCTGGTCGTGA
- a CDS encoding type II toxin-antitoxin system Rv0910 family toxin: protein MAKMELSRSLPLSAEQAWQHASDLESLGDWMTMHQGWRSDLPAELGVGATVVGVAGAKGMRNRVTWTVRRFDPPSALEISGEGVGGTRYKLAMTVASAGDGCTFTVRMDLGGAPLFGPIGSAAARAVKGDIEKSIERFEELYT from the coding sequence ATGGCCAAGATGGAGTTGTCCCGCTCACTGCCGCTGTCTGCCGAGCAGGCATGGCAGCACGCGTCCGACCTGGAGAGCCTTGGCGACTGGATGACCATGCACCAGGGTTGGCGTTCGGATCTGCCGGCCGAACTCGGCGTCGGTGCCACGGTCGTCGGCGTCGCCGGCGCCAAGGGCATGCGCAACCGCGTCACGTGGACCGTCCGCAGATTCGACCCGCCGTCGGCGCTCGAGATCAGCGGCGAAGGTGTGGGCGGCACGCGCTACAAGCTGGCGATGACGGTGGCGTCCGCCGGTGACGGTTGCACGTTCACGGTGCGAATGGATCTGGGCGGCGCCCCGTTGTTCGGGCCGATCGGGTCCGCTGCCGCCCGTGCGGTCAAGGGCGACATCGAGAAATCCATCGAGAGGTTCGAGGAGCTCTACACCTGA
- the mntR gene encoding manganese-binding transcriptional regulator MntR, with amino-acid sequence MLVSPDGNPTDLSTVAQDYLKVIWTAQEWSHEKVSTKLLAERIGVSASTASESIRKLADQGLVDHEKYGAVTLTDAGRRAALAMVRRHRLMETFLVNELGYGWDEVHDEAEVLEHAVSDRMLDRIDAKLGYPTRDPHGDPIPAADGRVPTPPARQLSNCQDGEAGTVARISDADPEMLRYFDSVGISLDSRLRVVARRDFAGMISVAIESSAEPGSTDAESTVDLGSPAAQAIWVIA; translated from the coding sequence ATGCTCGTGAGTCCTGACGGAAACCCCACCGACCTCTCCACGGTGGCTCAGGACTACCTGAAAGTGATCTGGACCGCCCAGGAGTGGTCACACGAGAAGGTCAGCACCAAGCTGCTCGCCGAACGCATCGGCGTGTCGGCGAGCACTGCGTCGGAGTCCATCCGCAAGCTCGCCGACCAGGGCCTGGTCGACCACGAGAAGTACGGAGCGGTGACACTCACCGACGCAGGCCGCCGTGCCGCCCTGGCGATGGTGCGCCGTCATCGGCTCATGGAGACGTTCCTGGTCAACGAACTCGGTTACGGCTGGGACGAGGTGCACGACGAGGCCGAGGTGCTCGAGCACGCTGTCTCCGACCGGATGCTCGACCGCATCGACGCCAAGCTGGGGTATCCGACCCGGGACCCGCACGGGGACCCGATCCCCGCTGCCGACGGCAGGGTTCCCACGCCACCCGCGCGGCAGCTGTCGAACTGTCAGGACGGCGAGGCCGGCACCGTCGCCCGCATCTCCGACGCCGACCCCGAGATGCTGCGGTACTTCGACAGCGTGGGAATCAGCCTGGATTCCCGGCTGCGGGTGGTGGCCCGGCGCGACTTCGCCGGCATGATCTCGGTGGCGATCGAAAGTTCAGCGGAACCCGGCAGCACGGACGCCGAGTCCACCGTCGATCTGGGAAGCCCTGCAGCACAAGCAATTTGGGTTATAGCTTAG
- a CDS encoding bifunctional riboflavin kinase/FAD synthetase, producing MQRWRGQDEIPTDWGRCVVTIGVFDGVHRGHQELIGRAVKAGRSRGVPTVLMTFDPHPMEVVFPGSHPAQLTTLARRAELVEEMGIDVFLVMPFTSDFMKLTPDRYIHELLVERLHVVEVVVGDNFTFGKKAAGNVEFLRKAGDRFGFAVDSLSLVAEHHRDETVTFSSTYIRSCVDAGDMVAAAEALGRAHRVEGVVVRGDGRGRVLGFPTANVAPPMYSAIPADGVYAAWFTVLGHGPVVGSVTPGERYQAAVSVGTNPTFSGRTRTVEAFVLDTSADLYGQHVAVDFVARLRGQEKFDSVADLVTAMERDTERARTILSAH from the coding sequence GTGCAGCGCTGGCGGGGGCAGGACGAAATCCCCACAGACTGGGGCCGATGCGTCGTCACCATCGGTGTGTTCGACGGTGTCCACCGCGGACACCAGGAGCTGATCGGCCGTGCAGTCAAGGCGGGTCGATCGCGCGGAGTGCCCACGGTGCTGATGACGTTCGACCCGCACCCCATGGAGGTCGTCTTCCCGGGCAGTCATCCGGCGCAGCTCACCACCCTGGCGCGACGGGCCGAGCTGGTCGAGGAAATGGGCATCGACGTGTTCCTCGTCATGCCGTTCACCTCCGACTTCATGAAGCTCACGCCCGACCGCTACATCCATGAACTGCTGGTCGAACGCCTGCATGTCGTCGAGGTCGTGGTGGGGGACAACTTCACCTTCGGCAAGAAGGCGGCAGGCAACGTCGAGTTTCTCCGCAAGGCCGGCGACCGGTTCGGGTTCGCCGTCGACTCGCTGTCGCTGGTGGCCGAGCACCACCGCGACGAGACGGTGACGTTTTCGTCGACCTACATCCGGTCCTGCGTGGATGCGGGTGACATGGTCGCCGCCGCCGAGGCGCTCGGTCGTGCGCACCGGGTCGAGGGCGTCGTCGTCCGCGGCGACGGCCGGGGCCGGGTGCTGGGGTTCCCGACAGCCAACGTCGCCCCGCCGATGTACTCGGCGATACCCGCCGACGGCGTCTACGCCGCCTGGTTCACCGTGCTCGGGCACGGTCCCGTGGTCGGCAGCGTGACCCCTGGCGAGCGCTACCAGGCCGCGGTCTCCGTCGGCACCAACCCCACGTTCTCCGGGCGCACCCGCACGGTCGAGGCGTTCGTCCTGGACACGTCGGCAGATCTGTACGGCCAGCATGTCGCGGTCGACTTCGTCGCGCGGTTGCGCGGGCAGGAGAAATTCGACTCGGTGGCCGATCTGGTGACCGCGATGGAGCGCGACACCGAGCGCGCCCGCACCATCCTGTCGGCCCACTAG
- the rpsO gene encoding 30S ribosomal protein S15 — translation MALTTEQKKEILGQYGLHDTDTGSPEAQVAMLTKRISDLTEHLKFHKHDHHSRRGLLLLVGRRRRLLKYIAQVDVARYRSLIERLGLRR, via the coding sequence GTGGCGCTCACCACCGAGCAGAAGAAAGAAATCCTCGGCCAGTACGGCCTGCACGACACCGACACCGGTTCGCCGGAGGCCCAGGTCGCGATGCTGACCAAGCGGATCTCCGACCTCACCGAGCACCTGAAGTTCCACAAGCACGATCACCACTCGCGTCGCGGACTGCTGCTGCTCGTCGGCCGTCGCCGTCGGCTGCTCAAGTACATCGCGCAGGTCGACGTCGCGCGCTACCGCTCGCTGATCGAGCGCCTGGGCCTGCGCCGCTGA